The following proteins come from a genomic window of Iamia sp. SCSIO 61187:
- a CDS encoding FAD-dependent oxidoreductase, with the protein MDVIVVGGGIVGLATAHQILRAAPDSRVTVLEKESEVGRHQSSHNSGVLHAGIYYAPGSLKAKLCHAGREELERFADEHGVPRRRTGKLVVALGPEEDAALDALAARARANGVPGLRTVTAAEIREIEPHAAGHRGLHSPVTGVIDFLAVCRALVDEVEAAGCVVRTGHRVTAIAEDKGGVTVTAERWTGAASSCGIPSNVGGVGGRRGDVGEVRADLVVTCGGLQADRLAALTLPPGSRVVPFRGSYLRLRPDAARLVQGNLYPVPDPRFPFLGVHFTRRIDDEVWAGPNALLALGREAYDRRPVARDLVEVARFGGSWRLAARHVGTGARELLDERLRGRYLRRMQAYLPELRAEDVEPGPSGIRAQLVDRRGTLVDDFVTSRSARAIHLLNAPSPAATASLAIGRMLAGQVLGDR; encoded by the coding sequence GTGGACGTGATCGTGGTGGGCGGGGGCATCGTCGGGCTGGCCACCGCCCACCAGATCCTCCGGGCTGCGCCCGACAGCCGGGTCACCGTGCTCGAGAAGGAGTCCGAGGTCGGGCGGCACCAGAGCTCCCACAATTCCGGCGTCCTCCATGCCGGCATCTACTACGCGCCGGGGTCGCTCAAGGCCAAGCTGTGCCACGCCGGGCGGGAGGAGCTGGAGCGGTTCGCCGACGAGCACGGCGTGCCCCGGCGCCGCACGGGCAAGCTGGTCGTCGCCCTCGGCCCCGAGGAGGACGCCGCCCTCGACGCCCTCGCCGCCCGGGCCCGGGCCAACGGGGTGCCGGGCCTCCGGACGGTGACGGCGGCCGAGATCCGGGAGATCGAGCCCCACGCCGCCGGCCACCGCGGCCTCCACTCCCCCGTCACCGGCGTCATCGACTTCCTCGCCGTGTGCCGGGCGCTCGTCGACGAGGTCGAGGCCGCCGGCTGCGTCGTCCGCACCGGCCACCGGGTGACCGCCATCGCCGAGGACAAGGGCGGCGTCACCGTGACCGCCGAACGTTGGACGGGAGCCGCATCATCCTGCGGCATCCCGTCCAACGTTGGCGGGGTGGGCGGGCGGCGAGGCGACGTGGGGGAGGTGCGGGCCGACCTGGTCGTCACCTGCGGTGGGCTGCAGGCCGACCGGCTGGCGGCGCTGACGCTCCCCCCGGGGAGCCGGGTCGTGCCCTTCCGCGGGTCCTACCTGCGGCTGCGGCCCGACGCCGCCCGCCTGGTGCAGGGCAACCTGTACCCCGTCCCCGACCCCCGCTTCCCGTTCCTCGGCGTGCACTTCACCCGGCGGATCGACGACGAGGTGTGGGCCGGGCCCAACGCCCTCCTGGCCCTCGGCCGAGAGGCCTACGACCGCCGTCCCGTGGCCCGCGACCTGGTCGAGGTGGCCCGCTTCGGCGGCTCCTGGCGCCTGGCCGCCCGCCACGTCGGGACCGGCGCCCGCGAGCTGCTCGACGAGCGGCTGCGGGGCCGGTACCTGCGCCGCATGCAGGCCTACCTGCCCGAGCTGCGGGCCGAGGACGTGGAGCCGGGACCGTCGGGCATCCGGGCCCAGCTGGTGGACCGGCGGGGCACCCTCGTCGACGACTTCGTGACGAGCCGCTCGGCCCGAGCGATCCACCTGCTGAACGCGCCGTCGCCGGCCGCCACCGCGTCGCTCGCCATCGGTCGGATGCTCGCCGGCCAGGTCCTCGGCGACCGGTGA
- a CDS encoding SgcJ/EcaC family oxidoreductase: MTTTPVDTTTATTDEEQVRILLERWFTAVQEADLAGVLAGHADDIVMFDVPPPDAGVRGRDAYRATWPPFLEWQSGDGVFELVELDVTVGDTVAFAWALLRCGPASEVAAHPHQRLRLTVGLEKRSGRWVVTHEHHSFPDRTP, from the coding sequence ATGACGACCACCCCCGTGGACACGACGACCGCGACGACCGACGAGGAACAGGTGCGCATCCTGCTGGAGCGGTGGTTCACCGCCGTGCAGGAGGCCGACCTCGCCGGGGTGCTGGCCGGCCACGCCGACGACATCGTGATGTTCGACGTCCCGCCGCCCGACGCGGGCGTGCGGGGTCGCGACGCCTACCGGGCGACGTGGCCGCCGTTCCTCGAGTGGCAGTCCGGCGACGGCGTGTTCGAGCTGGTGGAGCTGGACGTGACCGTGGGCGACACGGTCGCCTTCGCCTGGGCCCTGCTGCGGTGCGGCCCGGCGTCCGAGGTCGCCGCCCACCCCCACCAGAGGCTGCGCCTCACCGTCGGGCTGGAGAAGCGGTCGGGGCGGTGGGTCGTGACCCACGAGCACCACTCGTTCCCGGACCGCACCCCGTAG
- a CDS encoding zinc-binding dehydrogenase, whose translation MLAVQCLSQSKDDPLSGLAVHEVADPEVPDGWVRVDVRAAALNHHDLWSLRGVGLAADRLPMTLGCDAAGVTADGRQVVVHAVMGDPAAGGGDETLDPRRTLLSELHPGTLAEAVVVPARNVVPLPEGMSFEEAACFPTAWLTAYRMLTTRSGLDGPGTVLVQGAGGGVATAAIVLAKALGHRVLCTSRDATKRDQALGLGADLAVATGERLPEKVDVVVETVGRATWEHSLRSLRPGGRIVVSGATSGPDPSADLNRVFFLQLSVVGSTMGTRDELVALLDLVRGAGIRPTVDDVRPLADARVSFERLAEGTGFGKLVLTVP comes from the coding sequence ATGCTCGCCGTCCAGTGCCTGTCCCAGTCGAAGGACGACCCCCTCTCCGGGCTCGCCGTCCACGAGGTGGCCGACCCCGAGGTGCCCGACGGGTGGGTGCGGGTCGACGTCCGGGCCGCAGCCCTCAACCACCACGACCTCTGGTCGCTCCGCGGGGTCGGGCTGGCGGCCGACCGGCTGCCCATGACGCTCGGCTGCGACGCCGCCGGGGTGACGGCCGACGGGCGCCAGGTCGTCGTCCACGCCGTCATGGGCGACCCCGCCGCCGGGGGTGGGGACGAGACGCTCGACCCCCGACGCACCCTCCTCTCCGAGCTCCACCCGGGCACCCTGGCCGAGGCCGTCGTCGTCCCGGCTCGCAACGTCGTGCCCCTGCCCGAGGGGATGTCGTTCGAGGAGGCGGCCTGCTTCCCCACGGCCTGGCTCACCGCCTACCGGATGCTCACGACCCGCTCCGGCCTCGACGGGCCCGGCACCGTCCTGGTGCAGGGGGCCGGGGGCGGCGTCGCCACCGCCGCCATCGTCCTGGCCAAGGCCCTCGGCCACCGGGTGCTGTGCACGTCGCGGGACGCGACCAAGCGCGACCAGGCCCTCGGGCTGGGCGCCGACCTCGCCGTGGCGACCGGCGAGCGCCTCCCGGAGAAGGTCGACGTCGTCGTCGAGACGGTCGGCCGGGCGACGTGGGAGCACTCGCTCCGGTCCCTTCGCCCCGGCGGGCGGATCGTCGTCAGCGGGGCGACCAGCGGTCCCGACCCCTCGGCCGACCTCAACCGGGTCTTCTTCCTCCAGCTGTCGGTCGTGGGCTCGACCATGGGGACCCGCGACGAGCTGGTCGCCCTGCTCGACCTGGTGCGCGGGGCAGGCATCCGGCCGACGGTCGACGACGTCCGCCCCCTGGCCGACGCCCGGGTCTCGTTCGAGCGCCTGGCCGAGGGCACGGGCTTCGGCAAGCTGGTCCTCACCGTCCCGTAG
- a CDS encoding TraR/DksA C4-type zinc finger protein: protein MALSEAARDELRRMVVEERDRTAARLAALEQTFAELVAAADLEPPDDEHDPDGTTAYERAQVSSLAGEARVRLAELDAALAADADLGTCATCGGEVGWERLQALPGTRHCVACAASGAVPP from the coding sequence ATGGCGCTGAGCGAGGCGGCGCGCGACGAGCTGCGTCGGATGGTCGTCGAGGAGCGGGACCGGACCGCGGCACGGTTGGCGGCGCTCGAGCAGACCTTCGCCGAGCTGGTCGCGGCGGCCGACCTCGAACCGCCCGACGACGAGCACGACCCCGACGGCACCACCGCCTACGAGCGGGCCCAGGTCTCGTCGCTGGCGGGGGAGGCGCGGGTCCGGCTGGCCGAGCTCGACGCCGCCCTGGCCGCCGACGCCGACCTCGGCACCTGCGCGACCTGCGGCGGGGAGGTCGGGTGGGAGCGGCTCCAGGCCCTGCCGGGCACGCGGCACTGCGTCGCCTGCGCCGCGTCCGGGGCGGTCCCACCCTGA
- a CDS encoding Zn-ribbon domain-containing OB-fold protein has translation MGTQIPIVDYLVLDPEPHLRVHECTACGARFFDRRNACASCSGTDFAPADLPAEGTVTAYTIVTFAAPGVEVPFVAAVLDCGGTKVQANLRDVTPDPDHVRLGMPVRLTTYSMGPDANGDEGVGFGFAPLEGALT, from the coding sequence GTGGGCACCCAGATCCCGATCGTCGACTACCTCGTCCTCGATCCCGAACCGCACCTCCGGGTGCACGAGTGCACGGCGTGCGGAGCCCGGTTCTTCGACCGGCGCAACGCCTGCGCCTCGTGCTCGGGCACCGACTTCGCCCCGGCCGACCTGCCGGCCGAGGGCACGGTGACGGCGTACACGATCGTCACCTTCGCCGCCCCCGGCGTCGAGGTCCCGTTCGTGGCCGCCGTCCTCGACTGCGGGGGCACCAAGGTCCAGGCCAACCTGCGCGACGTCACGCCCGACCCCGACCACGTCCGCCTGGGCATGCCCGTCCGCCTCACCACCTACTCGATGGGCCCAGACGCCAACGGCGACGAGGGCGTCGGCTTCGGCTTCGCCCCTCTCGAAGGAGCACTGACATGA
- a CDS encoding thiolase family protein: MTDRDAIYILGISMTRFGKHPDLDTFDLGAEAATAALADGGVTMADVGVLAAGNLMGQGLGFGQGLQKQIGQTGIPVYNVSNACATGATALRTAIMALKAGECEIGLAVGVEKLAGAGLLAGGNRKEGDGTWSPKGRIGAIVATDGRIGTATMPGTFAQIGMEYLHQHAYGGAPFELFAKISEKNHSHSTLNPLAAYTKAMSLEQIMGDHMVAYPNTRPMCSANCDGAAAAVVVTGERLASMSDAQQRRAVKIAASVLTSDPWTDGCQVLPDVNTLTRSAATQAYEQAGVGPNDLDLVELHDCFATAELVHYDNLQLCEPGGAVDLFESGATWRDGRIPVNVSGGLQSKGHPISATGIANVWEVCHHLRGEAGDRQIEGARTGLAHVIGLGSACGVHILQAA; encoded by the coding sequence ATGACCGACCGCGACGCCATCTACATCCTCGGCATCTCGATGACGAGGTTCGGCAAGCACCCGGACCTGGACACGTTCGACCTCGGCGCCGAGGCGGCCACGGCCGCCCTGGCCGACGGCGGGGTCACCATGGCCGACGTCGGCGTGCTCGCCGCCGGCAACCTGATGGGCCAGGGGCTGGGCTTCGGCCAGGGCCTGCAGAAGCAGATCGGCCAGACCGGCATCCCCGTCTACAACGTGTCCAACGCCTGCGCCACCGGGGCAACCGCCCTGCGCACCGCGATCATGGCCCTCAAGGCCGGCGAGTGCGAGATCGGCCTCGCCGTCGGCGTCGAGAAGCTGGCCGGGGCGGGGCTCCTCGCCGGCGGCAACCGCAAGGAGGGCGACGGCACCTGGTCGCCCAAGGGGCGGATCGGCGCCATCGTCGCCACCGACGGGCGGATCGGCACCGCCACCATGCCCGGCACCTTCGCCCAGATCGGCATGGAGTACCTGCACCAGCACGCCTACGGCGGGGCACCGTTCGAGCTCTTCGCCAAGATCAGCGAGAAGAACCACTCGCACTCGACCCTGAACCCGCTGGCGGCCTACACGAAGGCCATGAGCCTCGAGCAGATCATGGGCGACCACATGGTCGCCTACCCGAACACCCGACCGATGTGCTCGGCCAACTGCGACGGCGCCGCCGCCGCCGTCGTCGTCACCGGCGAGCGCCTGGCGTCGATGTCCGACGCCCAGCAGCGCCGGGCGGTCAAGATCGCCGCCTCGGTGCTGACCTCGGACCCGTGGACCGACGGCTGCCAGGTGCTGCCCGACGTCAACACCCTCACCCGGTCCGCCGCCACCCAGGCCTACGAGCAGGCGGGCGTCGGGCCCAACGACCTCGACCTGGTCGAGCTGCACGACTGCTTCGCCACCGCCGAGCTCGTCCACTACGACAACCTGCAGCTCTGCGAGCCCGGCGGCGCCGTCGACCTGTTCGAGTCGGGGGCGACGTGGCGCGACGGGCGCATCCCGGTGAACGTGTCCGGCGGCCTCCAGTCGAAGGGCCACCCCATCTCGGCCACGGGCATCGCCAACGTCTGGGAGGTGTGCCACCACCTGCGGGGCGAGGCCGGCGACCGCCAGATCGAGGGGGCCCGCACCGGCCTGGCCCACGTGATCGGGCTGGGCTCGGCCTGCGGCGTCCACATCCTCCAGGCCGCCTGA
- a CDS encoding DUF2382 domain-containing protein produces the protein MTDTRQATWTDWVGADVVDRDGDKIGKLQNVYMDRATGQPEWLAVSTGMFGRNETFVPIDGVDADGDALKAPYEKAFVKDAPNVDPDAGFISNAEESRLYEYYGREYQAWSDTDRDAQDWDQHDTSRGAGHDTSGPDTDSAMTRSEEEVDVGTRDREAGRARLRKYVVTENVTTTVPVRKEKLRVEREPITDGNVGKAMEGPDISDEEHEVVLNEEEVVVDKKVVPKERVRAEKDVEVEDREVTEQVRKEKVEVEGDARGGTRG, from the coding sequence ATGACCGACACCCGCCAAGCCACTTGGACCGACTGGGTCGGCGCCGACGTCGTCGACCGCGACGGGGACAAGATCGGCAAGCTGCAGAACGTGTACATGGACCGGGCGACCGGTCAGCCCGAGTGGCTCGCCGTCAGCACCGGCATGTTCGGGCGCAACGAGACCTTCGTGCCCATCGACGGGGTCGACGCCGACGGCGACGCCCTGAAGGCCCCCTACGAGAAGGCCTTCGTCAAGGACGCCCCCAACGTCGACCCCGACGCCGGCTTCATCTCCAACGCCGAGGAGAGCCGGCTCTACGAGTACTACGGGCGCGAGTACCAGGCCTGGAGCGACACCGACCGCGACGCCCAGGACTGGGACCAGCACGACACGAGCCGTGGCGCCGGCCACGACACCTCCGGCCCCGACACCGACTCGGCCATGACCCGCTCGGAGGAGGAGGTCGACGTCGGCACCCGCGACCGCGAGGCCGGCCGGGCCCGCCTCCGCAAGTACGTGGTCACCGAGAACGTGACCACCACCGTGCCCGTCCGCAAGGAGAAGCTCCGCGTCGAGCGCGAGCCGATCACCGACGGCAACGTCGGCAAGGCCATGGAGGGCCCCGACATCTCCGACGAGGAGCACGAGGTCGTGCTCAACGAGGAGGAGGTCGTCGTGGACAAGAAGGTCGTGCCCAAGGAGCGCGTCCGGGCCGAGAAGGACGTCGAGGTCGAGGACCGCGAGGTCACCGAGCAGGTCCGCAAGGAGAAGGTCGAGGTCGAGGGCGACGCCCGCGGCGGCACGCGCGGCTGA
- a CDS encoding response regulator transcription factor, protein MTSEGSRTEVDLALPVSVAAVNDYELIIDGIATMLGRFPGQVDVAERIVIGEPVDHPPIHVALYDTYGRVGIAGQALDRLRRHRDILHVAMFTLELNDQLIADARRHGATGFISKTLPAEVIVDAILRVAAGEEVVARGTDEAITGPPALDELDWPGKADGLTERESQVLVLASEGLTNAEIGAALYLGRETVKTYLSRAYARLGVRNRAEAVRFLLADGAFARFRSSHEALDQGDPVARPEG, encoded by the coding sequence GTGACGAGCGAGGGATCGAGGACGGAGGTGGACCTGGCCCTTCCCGTCTCGGTGGCCGCCGTCAACGACTACGAGCTGATCATCGACGGCATCGCCACCATGCTGGGCCGGTTCCCGGGCCAGGTCGACGTGGCCGAGCGCATCGTCATCGGCGAGCCGGTCGACCACCCCCCGATCCACGTCGCCCTCTACGACACCTACGGCCGCGTCGGCATCGCCGGCCAGGCCCTGGACCGGCTCCGCCGGCACCGCGACATCCTCCACGTCGCCATGTTCACCCTCGAGCTCAACGACCAGCTGATCGCCGACGCCCGCCGCCACGGGGCGACCGGGTTCATCTCCAAGACCCTGCCGGCGGAGGTCATCGTCGATGCCATCCTGCGGGTGGCCGCCGGTGAGGAGGTCGTCGCCCGGGGCACCGACGAGGCCATCACCGGCCCCCCGGCGCTGGACGAGCTCGACTGGCCGGGCAAGGCCGACGGCCTGACCGAGCGGGAGAGCCAGGTGCTCGTCCTCGCCTCGGAGGGCCTGACCAACGCCGAGATCGGTGCTGCGCTGTACCTCGGCCGGGAGACGGTGAAGACCTACCTCAGCCGGGCCTACGCCCGGCTCGGCGTCCGCAACCGGGCCGAGGCCGTGCGCTTCCTGCTCGCCGACGGGGCCTTCGCCCGGTTCCGGAGCTCGCACGAGGCCCTCGACCAGGGCGACCCGGTGGCGCGCCCAGAGGGGTAG
- a CDS encoding beta-glucosidase translates to MADALRPSARVTEMVAAMTLDEKAGLTAGVDFWSTLPVERVGLPRVRLTDGPNGARGPVTRGEGGLRAVCVPCGTALGASWDVDLLERVGVLLGTEARRKACRVLLAPTVNIHRSPLAGRNFECYSEDPLLSGRAAAALVRGVQAQDVATTVKHLVANDAEHERTSMSSDVDERTLREIYLLPFELAIREGGSLGVMTSYNRLNGIWCTEDEALLGGILRDEWGFSGFVVTDWYGVTTTEVSPAAGVDLEMPGPGRAFGAPLADAVRAGTVAEADLDAQVTRLLSVFERVGALDDTGTEEPTSADEPADRELALEAAVSGTVLLTNDGTLPLDRSALRRVAVIGPNAAKAVIMGGGSSHVEPFHVATPLEAIGDHLGPDVEVVHEPGVDITRAAPTLKAEVAVTYHAGSEPGGEQVRAETLTATQLLSFGPPQGVPAEFTARATCTFTPERTGPHLFTLAQAGRARLAVGGRVLIDGMATPLPRGRTFMGYGSKEVTETIDLVAGDPVEIAIDYTSGGDGGSGGVYGVKVGLRALLPPDAVERAVAAAAEADVAVVVVGTDDEWESEGFDRRSMDLPGEQDGLIRAVAAANPRTVVVVNAGAPVTMDWIDDPAAVVQAWFGGQAMGPALARILTGDAEPGGRLPTTVPERLEHNPSWGTFPGDHDHHRYGEGVFVGYRWYQSRHLPVRFPFGHGLSYTTFDVGTPTVPASFTAGTGDELVVEVPVTNTGSRSGSEVVQLYVAPPSRTEVPRPPQELKAFAKVHLTAGESTVVRLTLDDRAFAWWDVGTEGHAAVVERLPLKPPGAAAAVRSPGWRVEAGTYALRVGRSSADIAHVVPVEVVPA, encoded by the coding sequence ATGGCCGACGCCCTCCGCCCCTCTGCCCGCGTGACCGAGATGGTCGCCGCCATGACGCTCGACGAGAAGGCGGGGCTCACCGCCGGCGTCGACTTCTGGTCGACGCTGCCGGTCGAGCGGGTCGGCCTGCCCCGGGTGCGGCTCACCGACGGCCCCAACGGGGCCCGGGGCCCGGTCACGCGCGGCGAGGGCGGGCTCCGCGCCGTCTGCGTCCCGTGCGGGACCGCCCTCGGCGCCTCGTGGGACGTGGACCTCCTCGAGCGCGTCGGCGTGCTGCTCGGCACCGAGGCCCGGCGCAAGGCGTGCCGGGTCCTCCTCGCCCCGACCGTGAACATCCACCGCTCGCCCCTCGCCGGGCGGAACTTCGAGTGCTACTCGGAGGACCCGCTGCTGTCGGGCCGGGCCGCAGCCGCCCTCGTCCGGGGCGTGCAGGCCCAGGACGTGGCCACGACGGTCAAGCACCTGGTCGCCAACGACGCCGAGCACGAGCGCACCTCGATGAGCTCCGACGTCGACGAGCGGACCCTCCGGGAGATCTACCTGCTCCCGTTCGAGCTGGCCATCCGCGAGGGCGGGAGCCTCGGGGTGATGACGAGCTACAACCGGCTCAACGGCATCTGGTGCACCGAGGACGAGGCGCTGCTCGGCGGCATCCTCCGCGACGAGTGGGGCTTCAGCGGCTTCGTCGTCACCGACTGGTACGGCGTCACCACCACCGAGGTGTCGCCGGCGGCGGGCGTCGACCTGGAGATGCCCGGCCCGGGGCGGGCCTTCGGGGCGCCGCTGGCCGACGCCGTCCGGGCCGGGACCGTGGCCGAGGCCGACCTCGACGCCCAGGTCACGCGGCTGCTGTCGGTGTTCGAGCGGGTGGGGGCGCTCGACGACACCGGGACCGAGGAGCCCACGTCGGCCGACGAGCCCGCCGACCGCGAGCTGGCCCTCGAGGCCGCCGTCTCCGGCACGGTGCTCCTCACCAACGACGGGACCCTGCCGCTCGACCGGTCGGCGCTGCGGCGCGTCGCCGTCATCGGGCCCAACGCGGCCAAGGCCGTGATCATGGGCGGCGGGTCCTCGCACGTGGAGCCCTTCCACGTCGCCACCCCGCTCGAGGCCATCGGCGACCACCTGGGCCCCGACGTCGAGGTCGTCCACGAGCCCGGCGTCGACATCACCCGGGCGGCCCCGACCCTGAAGGCCGAGGTCGCCGTCACCTACCACGCCGGGTCCGAGCCCGGCGGTGAGCAGGTGCGGGCCGAGACCCTGACCGCGACGCAGCTGCTCAGCTTCGGCCCGCCCCAGGGCGTGCCCGCCGAGTTCACCGCCCGGGCCACGTGCACGTTCACCCCCGAGCGCACCGGGCCCCACCTCTTCACCCTCGCCCAGGCCGGCCGGGCCCGGCTGGCCGTCGGCGGCCGCGTGCTGATCGACGGCATGGCGACGCCGCTCCCGCGCGGGCGCACGTTCATGGGCTACGGCAGCAAGGAGGTCACCGAGACGATCGACCTCGTCGCCGGCGACCCCGTCGAGATCGCCATCGACTACACCTCCGGCGGCGACGGCGGCTCGGGCGGCGTCTACGGCGTGAAGGTCGGGCTCCGGGCCCTCCTGCCGCCCGACGCCGTCGAGCGGGCGGTGGCCGCCGCCGCCGAGGCCGACGTCGCCGTCGTGGTCGTCGGGACCGACGACGAGTGGGAGTCGGAGGGCTTCGACCGGCGCTCGATGGACCTGCCTGGCGAGCAGGACGGCCTGATCCGCGCCGTGGCGGCGGCGAACCCTCGCACCGTCGTCGTCGTCAACGCCGGGGCCCCCGTGACCATGGACTGGATCGACGACCCCGCCGCCGTGGTGCAGGCCTGGTTCGGCGGCCAGGCGATGGGGCCGGCCCTGGCCCGGATCCTCACCGGGGACGCCGAGCCCGGGGGGCGGCTGCCCACCACCGTGCCGGAGCGCCTCGAGCACAACCCGTCGTGGGGCACCTTCCCCGGCGACCACGACCACCACCGCTACGGCGAGGGCGTCTTCGTCGGGTACCGCTGGTACCAGTCCCGGCACCTGCCGGTCCGGTTCCCCTTCGGGCACGGGCTCTCGTACACGACCTTCGACGTGGGGACGCCGACGGTGCCCGCGTCCTTCACCGCCGGCACCGGGGACGAGCTCGTCGTCGAGGTGCCCGTGACCAACACCGGCAGCCGGTCCGGCAGCGAGGTGGTGCAGCTCTACGTCGCGCCTCCGTCGCGGACGGAGGTGCCCCGGCCGCCACAGGAGCTCAAGGCCTTCGCCAAGGTGCACCTGACCGCCGGCGAGTCGACGGTCGTCCGGCTGACCCTCGACGACCGTGCCTTCGCCTGGTGGGACGTCGGCACCGAGGGGCACGCCGCCGTGGTCGAGCGCCTGCCGCTCAAGCCCCCCGGTGCCGCCGCCGCGGTGCGCTCCCCGGGTTGGCGGGTCGAGGCCGGGACCTACGCACTGCGCGTCGGGCGCTCGAGCGCCGACATCGCCCACGTCGTGCCCGTCGAGGTCGTCCCGGCGTGA
- a CDS encoding S1C family serine protease — translation MGRRLAVAVVALVVLGVATGCVAPPSDPEVDTSAIDAPVEVDPGLYTVRIRSQTCEGLGVGSGFLIDSTTIVTNRHVVEGAETLEVETSEGVDLTVEVANQGLLADLAVVRLDASSSMEEVMGEDAPHATLAPVNPEPGDDIRAFGYPEGGVLTVTEGEVEDYVADPQLGNLSKVIRSEVEIHPGNSGGPAINERNEVVGVVYAIEVATEKSLIVPVDTLQRLLENDEGVETVQGC, via the coding sequence ATGGGCCGCCGTCTCGCTGTCGCCGTGGTGGCCCTGGTCGTGCTCGGGGTCGCGACCGGGTGCGTCGCCCCGCCGAGCGACCCCGAGGTCGACACCTCCGCCATCGACGCCCCGGTCGAGGTCGACCCCGGCCTCTACACCGTCCGCATCCGCAGCCAGACCTGCGAGGGGCTGGGCGTGGGGTCCGGCTTCCTGATCGACAGCACCACCATCGTGACCAACCGCCACGTGGTCGAGGGGGCCGAGACGCTCGAGGTCGAGACGTCCGAGGGCGTCGACCTCACCGTCGAGGTGGCCAACCAGGGCCTGCTGGCCGACCTGGCCGTCGTGCGCCTCGACGCCTCGTCCTCCATGGAGGAGGTGATGGGCGAGGACGCCCCGCACGCCACGCTGGCGCCGGTGAACCCCGAGCCGGGCGACGACATCCGCGCCTTCGGCTACCCCGAGGGCGGCGTCCTCACCGTCACCGAGGGCGAGGTCGAGGACTACGTGGCCGACCCGCAGCTGGGGAACCTGTCGAAGGTGATCCGCTCCGAGGTCGAGATCCACCCCGGCAACTCCGGGGGCCCGGCCATCAACGAGCGCAACGAGGTGGTGGGCGTCGTCTACGCCATCGAGGTGGCCACCGAGAAGTCGCTCATCGTCCCGGTGGACACGCTCCAGCGCCTGCTGGAGAACGACGAGGGCGTGGAGACGGTCCAAGGCTGCTGA